One Xylanivirga thermophila DNA window includes the following coding sequences:
- a CDS encoding DUF3502 domain-containing protein: protein MINILNIVAQDYDAGLESGMLDPDKYLPKYINAFKDAGVDKIIQEKQNQLDAWIASGKK, encoded by the coding sequence ATTATTAATATACTTAATATTGTAGCTCAAGATTATGATGCAGGATTAGAGAGTGGTATGCTAGATCCGGACAAATATCTACCTAAATATATAAATGCGTTTAAAGATGCTGGTGTGGATAAGATTATACAAGAAAAGCAAAACCAATTAGATGCTTGGATAGCAAGTGGAAAAAAATAA
- a CDS encoding glycoside hydrolase family 30 protein, with amino-acid sequence MDTRYKVFRWIICIMAILIVILSLPFNSACACTDNRVVIEWNNEHQKIDGFGVSQAADIYAKELYDFSERKKVMDLLFSQSKGIGLSILRCEVGNGLNMPTIEPEDGVWDFSGDDAELWVINEAKKRGVDKIFSTVWSPPAWMKTNNRIQRGGFLKKECYQKYADYLAQYVKGYKQYHDVDIYAVSIANEPEYAAQWQSCLWTGSMMEDFIGNYLKPTFERENVETKVIAGEMGINWNESVVIPALKSANACSMVDIVGGHYYRGIIKPFFVANAKGKKVWLTETSDTGTPFKTDIEDGLSWAKTIHKFMSSAEANAFCYWLGASYKDTNEMLIKMDKDNNQYIVSKRFYTLGNYSKFIRPEYIRIETTKNPIKGIYTTAYKNPKTDELIIVAINETDKEYNIDFNLQGFSPKIIKSYVTNQEKNLKRQPMKLIKNEEFTVQLGEKSVTTFLVKGSSIDY; translated from the coding sequence ATGGATACAAGATACAAGGTGTTCAGGTGGATAATATGTATTATGGCAATATTGATTGTTATATTGTCATTACCGTTTAATTCAGCATGTGCATGTACAGATAATAGAGTTGTGATTGAGTGGAACAATGAACATCAGAAGATAGATGGATTTGGCGTATCTCAAGCTGCTGATATTTATGCTAAAGAGTTATATGATTTTAGCGAGCGAAAAAAAGTTATGGATTTATTGTTTTCTCAATCTAAAGGTATAGGTCTGTCAATACTAAGATGTGAAGTAGGAAATGGATTAAATATGCCTACCATCGAACCTGAAGATGGAGTGTGGGATTTTTCTGGTGATGATGCAGAATTATGGGTTATAAACGAAGCTAAAAAAAGGGGAGTTGATAAGATATTCAGTACTGTATGGAGTCCTCCAGCATGGATGAAAACTAATAATAGGATTCAAAGGGGAGGATTTTTAAAAAAAGAATGTTATCAAAAATATGCTGATTATTTAGCCCAATATGTAAAAGGGTATAAACAATATCATGATGTGGATATTTATGCTGTATCTATTGCAAATGAACCAGAATATGCTGCCCAATGGCAGTCATGTTTATGGACAGGTAGCATGATGGAAGATTTTATAGGTAATTATTTAAAACCAACATTTGAGCGAGAAAACGTAGAAACAAAAGTAATAGCGGGTGAGATGGGAATAAACTGGAATGAGTCTGTAGTTATTCCAGCATTAAAAAGTGCTAATGCTTGTTCAATGGTTGATATAGTAGGGGGTCATTATTATCGGGGAATAATAAAGCCTTTTTTTGTTGCTAATGCTAAGGGAAAAAAAGTATGGCTGACCGAAACATCAGATACTGGCACACCATTTAAGACAGATATTGAAGATGGACTTAGCTGGGCAAAGACCATTCATAAATTTATGTCATCGGCAGAAGCCAATGCTTTTTGCTACTGGCTAGGTGCTTCATATAAAGATACCAATGAAATGCTAATAAAGATGGATAAAGATAATAATCAGTACATCGTATCTAAAAGATTCTATACACTAGGTAATTATAGTAAATTTATACGTCCAGAATACATTCGTATAGAAACGACGAAAAACCCAATTAAGGGGATATATACAACGGCATATAAAAATCCTAAAACTGATGAACTTATTATAGTAGCTATAAACGAAACTGATAAAGAATATAATATTGATTTCAATCTGCAAGGGTTTTCACCCAAAATTATTAAATCTTATGTAACGAATCAAGAGAAAAATCTTAAAAGGCAGCCAATGAAATTGATCAAAAATGAAGAATTTACAGTTCAACTAGGTGAGAAAAGTGTAACAACATTTTTAGTAAAAGGGAGTTCAATAGATTATTAA
- a CDS encoding AraC family transcriptional regulator gives MPDLNYFCKLFKKYTGFTTIEYRNSIE, from the coding sequence ATACCAGATTTAAATTACTTTTGTAAGCTTTTTAAAAAATATACAGGATTTACGACTATAGAGTATAGAAATTCTATAGAATGA